In Hermetia illucens chromosome 5, iHerIll2.2.curated.20191125, whole genome shotgun sequence, a single window of DNA contains:
- the LOC119656716 gene encoding GATA zinc finger domain-containing protein 1 has product MPQKVTLKCVQCEKTESPMWRSIEGGQICHDCYEQNGNNLKGELEPDNENSNGNGEEKKLRKSTRSTRYKAKNSAPAKPIPKGRSRRYIFKKTPFKAPVVPATTHTVESTFYKGSYLQVGDIVSLMDKKDNIYYAQIRGLLVDTYCEKSAFITWLIPTAVSPPPNERFDPATYLIGPDEDCPRKLSCLEFVMHAPSNYYHDKTTPFPPPASMDFESPATGFVWTSLPEFDPKKAEKIETADS; this is encoded by the exons AATGCGAGAAAACCGAGTCACCAATGTGGCGTTCGATAGAAGGTGGTCAAATATGCCATGATTGCTACGAGCAGAACGGAAACAATCTGAAAGGAGAATTGGAACCGGACAACGAAAACTCAAACGGGAATGGCGAGGAAAAGAAACTGCGGAAGAGCACGCGTAGCACCAGATATAAAGCAAAGAATTCTGCTCCTGCAAAACCAATACCGAAAGGGCGAAGTCGTCGCTACATCTTCAAGAAGACCCCGTTCAAGGCGCCTGTGGTTCCGGCAACAACTCACACCGTCGAAAGTACATTTTACAAG GGATCTTACCTGCAAGTGGGAGATATCGTGTCGCTAATGGACAAGAAGGATAACATTTACTACGCTCAGATCCGCGGTCTGCTCGTGGACACGTATTGCGAGAAGTCTGCGTTCATTACCTGGTTGATCCCCACGGCAGTAAGCCCGCCGCCGAATGAACGGTTTGATCCAGCGACATACTTAATAG GCCCGGATGAGGACTGCCCGCGGAAACTGTCCTGCCTGGAATTCGTCATGCATGCTCCAAGTAATTACTATCACGACAAGACTACACCATTCCCTCCACCGGCCTCAATGGACTTTGAATCACCAGCAACCGGATTTGTTTGGACCTCGCTTCCTGAATTTGATCCGAAAAAGGCGGAAAAGATAGAGACGGCGGACTCGT